From the Vibrio vulnificus CMCP6 genome, one window contains:
- a CDS encoding DUF4174 domain-containing protein: MRYWSIVLILFSALAHSYPADSEKWQHRSIMFFAPSHDQYVQQFLLETLMEECSLQERDIVTLVIKEDGSTVPVWAQDAFDLSVLNAFYDIPKGQHTGILVGKDGREKLRWGEKTDWTLLKKVIDQMPLRQQEMQRNPSRCAI; the protein is encoded by the coding sequence ATGCGTTATTGGTCGATCGTCTTAATTTTATTCAGTGCTCTGGCTCATTCGTATCCGGCTGATTCCGAAAAATGGCAGCACAGGAGCATTATGTTTTTTGCCCCGTCTCATGATCAGTATGTTCAACAATTTTTGCTGGAAACCCTGATGGAGGAGTGCTCTTTGCAGGAACGCGACATCGTTACCTTAGTTATCAAAGAAGATGGCAGTACCGTTCCCGTTTGGGCACAAGACGCCTTTGATTTAAGTGTACTAAATGCGTTTTATGATATCCCAAAAGGTCAACACACCGGGATTTTGGTCGGCAAAGATGGACGGGAGAAGTTACGTTGGGGCGAAAAAACGGATTGGACATTGTTGAAAAAGGTGATTGACCAAATGCCTCTTCGCCAGCAAGAAATGCAGCGGAATCCAAGCCGCTGTGCAATATAA